In the Bacteroidota bacterium genome, one interval contains:
- a CDS encoding YraN family protein has translation MSESMDTGDKGEEIAAAMLVKKGYKILHRNWQYIHKELDIVAAKDNMVVFVEVKTRKSPDFDTPSEAVTRKKQRFIVEAANAYISKYDIQYESRFDIVSVIFYEKSYRIEHIQDAFYPSVR, from the coding sequence GATACGGGCGACAAGGGCGAAGAAATTGCCGCCGCAATGCTGGTAAAAAAAGGCTATAAAATTTTGCACCGCAACTGGCAATATATCCATAAGGAATTGGATATCGTGGCTGCCAAAGACAATATGGTCGTTTTTGTTGAAGTAAAAACGCGGAAAAGCCCTGATTTCGACACGCCAAGCGAAGCAGTTACCCGTAAGAAACAAAGATTTATCGTTGAAGCTGCCAATGCCTATATTTCGAAATACGATATTCAGTATGAGTCCCGCTTTGATATCGTTTCTGTTATTTTTTATGAAAAGTCCTATAGAATTGAACATATTCAGGATGCTTTTTATCCTTCTGTCCGCTAA